In one Culex quinquefasciatus strain JHB chromosome 2, VPISU_Cqui_1.0_pri_paternal, whole genome shotgun sequence genomic region, the following are encoded:
- the LOC6031370 gene encoding LOW QUALITY PROTEIN: sepiapterin reductase (The sequence of the model RefSeq protein was modified relative to this genomic sequence to represent the inferred CDS: inserted 1 base in 1 codon) yields the protein MASSTSGTKIDLDQVAYFLITGASRGIGQRMAIETARRFRAGSIVVLLARSASGLESTRAEIXEVNPHITVVTSSVDLSNASRELLEDIIGKSLGKKPVESFGLAAIVHNVGTIGNVERKAIDMADRQEWEEYFATNVITVGVLNSCFLRRFGECPRKLVVNITSKACLVPFKSMGFYCSGKAAREMYFKVLADEEPDLVVLNYSPGPVDTDMTVDIQGRSNAEEIRAYFKGLRDSTTMLTTHQTTAKFLSVLEAGQFKSGDHVDYYD from the exons ATGGCATCATCGACCAGCGGCACCAAAATCGACCTCGACCAGGTTGCGTACTTCCTGATCACCGGCGCCTCTCGCGGCATCGGCCAACGGATGGCCATCGAAACGGCGCGTCGCTTCCGGGCTGGGTCCATCGTGGTTCTGCTTGCGCGGTCCGCTTCCGGGCTGGAGTCTACGCGGGCGGAGA TTGAGGTGAACCCGCACATAACTGTGGTTACGAGTTCGGTGGATTTGAGTAACGCCTCGCGGGAGCTGCTGGAGGACATTATCGGGAAGTCGCTCGGGAAGAAGCCGGTGGAGAGTTTTGGGCTGGCGGCGATCGTTCACAACGTGGGCACGATCGGGAACGTGGAACGCAAGGCGATCGATATGGCGGATCGGCAAGAGTGGGAGGAGTACTTTGCGACGAATGTCATCACGGTGGGAGTTTTGAACAGCTGCTTTCTGCGCCGGTTTGGCGAGTGTCCGCGGAAGTTGGTCGTGAATATTACCTCGAAGGCGTGCCTGGTTCCGTTCAAAAGCATGGGATTCTACTGCTCGGGGAAGGCCGCCCGTGAAATGTACTTCAAGGTGCTGGCCGACGAAGAGCCGGACTTGGTGGTGCTGAACTACTCGCCAGGGCCGGTCGATACCGACATGACGGTGGACATTCAGGGTCGCTCGAACGCCGAGGAGATCCGCGCGTACTTCAAAGGGCTGCGCGATTCCACGACCATGCTCACGACGCACCAAACGACGGCCAAGTTCCTGAGCGTGCTCGAGGCGGGCCAGTTCAAATCTGGCGATCACGTTGATTATTACGATTAA
- the LOC6031372 gene encoding LOW QUALITY PROTEIN: nuclear pore complex protein Nup154 (The sequence of the model RefSeq protein was modified relative to this genomic sequence to represent the inferred CDS: inserted 2 bases in 1 codon) — translation MSLSESNALDSLEFAGTMLERHDLADCSTPGLLEVTGIRQSGMATASGLNDYDYQNLSSLSLGLKNLNQLSTVNKIPIPPEIMEHFKHIKCHCMMGLFPEIGRAWLTIDSDIYIWTYEQSRDVAYFDGLSHLIVSVGLVVPKPGVFIADVKYLLVLTTPVEIVILGVTFGDSNASPNRSITSTTEEMQLLNKPIFVLNTDNVAITCIEGTSDGRIFLGGRDGCLYEISYQAESNWFGKRCKKINHSQGLMSHLVPGIFKVFSENDSISKLTMDNSRRLLYALTEKGAIEAWDIGTDVNSVKRIARISQNDIVFSAGNILRTIEPSVFKPVTALCSLSQEDSPQFHLIAITQTGVRFYFSTVPVLYGIQQQQQQQQFAPGQPGLAPHEQSQRPQGLYLLHVRLPPGYTPNTTVGKPKQVHSAFYSQGSLLMVSTPQPDQDLLWSLSSEPFPSRQNLVESSTVMTMDGQVWAIAEVKPKDKITVETPLRAAQVPRKVALLTNQGVHIVSLLKSVDILQQLLLACHGPHNEAVKAYFQVQSEPQACATSLLLACIETLKGTELGDWAAQAFILYGGEPFFEAYMGGHSAAARPLSFNSPSGGFVESQPGGPRMYMSTPFTASRPGPSIQQNLMQQSQFPQSPGPSSSLNHSFNNNTQFPGAMQQTSSMAVDGSNFHYSAKHAGLYLHMSRLLRSIWRRRCVNDKLHSSIGQQDCAQVLEDLYAIKRFLESITLSNLVGLVGKNMTNASGLMGPGGYLQQQQQQQMQQHQGMQSPYGGGQQKMSADEAMAEEKKSLDALIRLIKHSCEVLALWKILCEHQCHLLVSKLSKEQQDVLKSCTFRDLILSRSDICGLLIVTLINSYLHDNASVGSISTKLRDVCPNLYRHEDAVSHKATEILMLSKSCTDPDEKDERLRTALQLCKSAAPNLPLTSICQQFTQAGFYSGVIELCSICAAKGDPSEAALHFYRNNEPVEDQEGFVAFQSRMNCYREIKLMLEHVFTNVCNSKISSIYPSLESADRDKLANNQLISIISLALQCQDQLLHIAVYEWLLSHNLLGELLEISEPSLGDFLGRAFNRTPENLVLADLLWKYHERNGQHAPASKMLDKLANIRNDAMTLQQRIEYLARAVMCMRSDTVGYSAHNGVLLKDLEDKLEVAQIQKQVLDAMSIIPDKNATRQAINQLNGTLFNLTQLYSDFAERYELWECKLTILNCSHHNDPLLIESVWTHILDKELERPDSNTERCRRLLSKVKSLALEYESSGHCFPXAFIVRELELRCFRLKMFESPVPETLIEMNLDVDALLNIYSRLISMNERVWVTEEDELYLVRSTSKLLSIVASQPSLVPLKDRRKVVAKSQDLISACLSILYTKPDGQQHVDQLRETQSKLNRIHC, via the exons ATGAGTCTATCGGAATCCAACGCGCTGGATTCGCTCGAGTTTGCCGGCACCATGCTGGAGCGGCACGACCTCGCCGATTGCTCCACACCGGGACTGTTGGAG GTAACCGGAATCCGGCAGTCGGGGATGGCCACCGCAAGCGGGCTGAACGACTACGACTACCAGAACCTGTCCAGTTTGTCGCTGGGGCTGAAGAACCTGAACCAGCTGTCCACGGTGAACAAGATCCCGATCCCGCCGGAGATAATGGAGCACTTTAAGC atATTAAATGCCACTGTATGATGGGACTGTTTCCGGAGATTGGTCGAGCGTGGTTGACCATCGATTCCGATATCTAT ATTTGGACGTACGAACAGTCCCGGGACGTGGCCTATTTCGACGGACTGTCGCACCTGATTGTGAGCGTAGGTTTGGTGGTTCCCAAGCCGGGTGTCTTCATTGCCGACGTCAAGTATTTGCTGGTGTTGACCACGCCGGTGGAAATCGTAATTCTAGGAGTGACCTTTGGCGATTCGAATGCCTCTCCGAATCGGTCAATTACGAGCACGACCGAGGAGATGCAGCTGTTGAATAAGCCGATCTTCGTGCTGAATACAGACAACGTGGCGATCACGTGCATCGAAGGAACCTCGGATGGACGGATTTTCCTGGGAGGTCGCGACGGTTGTTTGTACGAGATTTCCTACCAGGCCGAATCGAACTGGTTCGGGAAGCGCTGTAAGAAAATCAATCACTCGCAAGGGTTGATGTCGCATTTGGTACCAGGGATTTTCAAGGTGTTTTCCGAGAACGACTCCATCTCGAAGCTCACGATGGACAACTCGCGTCGATTGTTGTACGCCCTGACGGAGAAGGGAGCCATTGAGGCGTGGGACATTGGAACGGATGTCAACTCGGTTAAGCGAATTGCTCGGATTTCTCAGAACGACATCGTGTTCAGCGCCGGAAACATTCTGCGAACCATCGAGCCTTCGGTGTTTAAGCCGGTGACCGCGCTGTGCTCACTTTCTCAGGAGGATTCACCCCAGTTCCATCTGATCGCTATCACCCAAACCGGCGTTCGGTTCTACTTCTCGACGGTGCCCGTTCTGTACGGCatccagcaacagcagcagcagcaacaattcGCTCCCGGGCAGCCTGGACTTGCGCCGCACGAACAATCGCAGCGTCCGCAAGGCCTCTACCTGTTGCACGTCCGACTTCCCCCAGGCTACACTCCCAACACGACCGTCGGCAAGCCCAAGCAAGTGCACTCCGCCTTCTACAGCCAGGGTTCCCTCCTGATGGTCTCAACCCCGCAACCCGACCAGGACCTGCTGTGGTCACTCAGCTCGGAGCCGTTCCCGTCACGGCAAAACCTGGTCGAGTCATCCACCGTCATGACCATGGACGGCCAGGTCTGGGCAATTGCCGAAGTCAAACCAAAGGACAAGATCACGGTAGAAACTCCGCTTCGCGCAGCGCAGGTTCCCCGCAAGGTCGCTCTCCTCACCAACCAGGGCGTTCACATCGTATCGCTACTGAAGTCCGTTGACATCCTCCAGCAGCTGCTGCTCGCTTGCCACGGCCCGCACAACGAAGCAGTCAAAGCGTACTTCCAGGTGCAGTCGGAGCCGCAAGCTTGCGCCACCAGTCTGCTGCTGGCGTGCATCGAAACCTTAAAGGGCACCGAACTGGGCGATTGGGCCGCCCAGGCGTTCATCCTGTACGGCGGAGAACCCTTCTTCGAAGCCTACATGGGCGGTCATTCGGCGGCGGCACGCCCACTCAGCTTCAACTCTCCCTCGGGTGGATTTGTAGAGTCCCAGCCCGGAGGTCCGCGGATGTACATGTCCACGCCGTTCACGGCGTCCCGGCCAGGTCCGTCCATCCAGCAGAACCTGATGCAGCAGTCCCAGTTTCCGCAAAGCCCGGGTCCGTCCAGCTCGCTGAACCACAGCTTCAACAACAACACCCAGTTCCCGGGAGCGATGCAGCAAACGTCGTCGATGGCCGTCGACGGGTCCAACTTCCACTACTCGGCCAAGCACGCGGGACTGTATCTGCACATGTCCCGTCTGTTGCGGTCCATCTGGCGTCGGCGTTGCGTCAACGACAAACTACACAGCAGCATCGGCCAGCAGGACTGCGCCCAGGTGCTGGAGGATTTGTACGCGATCAAGCGGTTCCTGGAGTCGATTACGCTGAGCAATCTGGTCGGGTTGGTGGGAAAGAACATGACGAACGCGAGTGGGTTGATGGGACCGGGTGGAtatctgcagcagcagcagcaacagcagatgCAACAGCACCAAGGAATGCAGAGTCCGTACGGCGGTGGGCAGCAGAAGATGTCCGCGGACGAGGCGATGGCGGAGGAGAAAAAGTCGCTGGACGCGTTGATTCGACTGATCAAGCACTCGTGCGAGGTGTTGGCGCTGTGGAAGATTCTGTGCGAGCACCAGTGCCATCTGCTGGTGTCCAAGTTGAGCAAGGAGCAGCAGGATGTGCTGAAGAGCTGCACGTTCCGGGATTTGATCCTGTCGCGGTCGGATATTTGCGGGTTGTTGATTGTGACGCTGATCAACTCGTATCTTCACGATAACGCAAGTGTTGGGTCGATCTCGACGAAGTTGCGCGATGTTTGTCCGAATTTGTACCGGCACGAGGACGCCGTGTCGCACAAAGCGACGGAGATCCTGATGCTGTCGAAAAGTTGCACCGATCCGGACGAGAAGGACGAGCGGTTGCGAACGGCGCTGCAGTTGTGCAAGAGTGCCGCACCGAACTTGCCGCTGACTTCGATCTGTCAACAGTTTACGCAGGCTGGCTTCTACAGTGGAGTCATTGAGCTGTGTTCGATTTGTGCCGCGAAGGGAGATCCAAGTGAGGCAGCGTTGCACTTTTACCGGAACAACGAACCCGTCGAGGACCAGGAAGGATTTGTGGCCTTCCAGAGCAGAATGAACTGCTACAGGGAGATCAAACTGATGCTGGAGCACGTCTTCACGAACGTGTGCAACAGCAAGATATCCAGCATCTACCCGTCGCTGGAAAGTGCCGACCGGGACAAGTTGGCCAACAATCAGCTGATCTCCATCATCAGCTTAGCGCTTCAGTGCCAGGATCAGCTGCTTCACATCGCCGTGTACGAGTGGCTTCTTTCGCACAACCTGCTCGGAGAGTTGCTCGAAATCAGCGAACCTTCCCTAGGTGACTTCCTCGGCCGGGCCTTCAACCGAACCCCCGAGAACCTTGTGCTGGCCGACCTGCTGTGGAAGTACCACGAACGCAACGGTCAACACGCGCCCGCCTCCAAAATGCTCGACAAACTGGCCAACATCCGGAACGACGCCATGACCCTACAACAACGCATCGAATATCTCGCCCGCGCCGTCATGTGCATGCGCAGCGACACCGTCGGCTACTCCGCCCACAACGGCGTCCTCCTCAAAGACCTGGAAGATAAGCTCGAAGTGGCCCAGATCCAGAAGCAAGTCCTCGACGCCATGTCAATCATCCCGGACAAGAACGCCACCCGGCAAGCCATCAACCAGCTCAACGGAACCCTTTTCAACCTCACCCAACTCTACTCGGACTTTGCCGAACGGTACGAACTGTGGGAGTGCAAGCTGACCATCCTGAACTGCTCCCACCACAACGACCCCCTCCTCATCGAGTCCGTCTGGACGCACATCCTGGACAAGGAGCTCGAGCGACCCGACAGCAACACCGAACGCTGCCGCCGCCTCCTCTCCAAGGTGAAAAGCCTAGCCCTGGAGTACGAAAGCTCCGGCCACTGTTTCCC AGCCTTCATCGTGCGCGAACTAGAACTGCGCTGCTTCCGGCTTAAAATGTTCGAATCCCCCGTCCCGGAAACCCTCATCGAAATGAACCTGGATGTGGACGCACTCCTCAACATCTACTCGAG ACTCATCTCCATGAACGAGCGCGTCTGGGTCACCGAAGAGGACGAACTGTACCTGGTGAGGTCCACCTCGAAGCTCCTCTCGATCGTCGCCTCCCAGCCCAGTTTGGTCCCGCTCAAGGATCGCCGAAAAGTGGTCGCAAAATCGCAGGACCTCATCTCCGCCTGTCTGAGCATTTTGTACACCAAACCGGACGGCCAGCAGCACGTGGACCAGCTGCGCGAAACGCAATCCAAGCTGAACCGCATCCACTGCTAG
- the LOC6031368 gene encoding adenosine kinase, which yields MTNGTPISSCDRCPRLVAFGNVLLDVSVELRDTQILKDFDLKEDDQREIPADKLARLGAVTMETCGPPKYNPGGSALNTTRILRGLGEKNVIFCGAVGADENGEIITKILKDSSLNTCIQTLPDHCTGTCICLISGDKRSLNANIGASLHFKKEFVTSRWCQGKIGSCNSAAHDDIEEDVRVFYVEGYFVPEKFHICQYIYEKYCKGTANLFVTNLNATYILQNFTKEMRWMVEQADLVFGNLTEFVALAEIYECEDFDELAKCLIRKYLKINREKILVATDGCRCVRFYHGNGSAFYGESYQVPIIPQKAVVDTTGAGDSFVAGFLYKYMNGESPTLPDCIRHGSKVAAKVIRQVGCNLPSSLPASPTLTPTTSQQEDLLKAKQT from the exons ATGACTAACGGCACACCAATCAGCAGCTG TGATCGATGTCCCCGGCTTGTGGCCTTCGGGAATGTGCTGCTGGACGTTAGTGTGGAGCTTCGCGATACGCAAATTTTGAAGGACTTTGATCTGAAGGAGGATGACCAGCGGGAAATTCCTGCGGACAAGTTGGCCCGGCTCGGTGCGGTCACCATGGAAAC ATGCGGCCCGCCAAAGTACAACCCGGGGGGGTCGGCGCTGAATACGACGCGGATCCTGCGGGGCCTTGGCGAAAAGAACGTGATTTTCTGTGGTGCCGTCGGCGCTGATGAGAATGGAGAAATTATAACCAAGATTCTGAAGGACAGCTCGCTGAACACATG CATCCAAACACTGCCGGACCACTGCACCGGAACTTGCATCTGCCTGATTAGCGGCGACAAGCGCAGTCTGAACGCAAACATTGGCGCGTCGCTGCACTTCAAGAAGGAGTTTGTAACGTCCCGCTGGTGCCAGGGCAAGATTGGCAGCTGCAATTCGGCGGCCCACGATGACATCGAGGAGGACGTGCGCGTGTTTTACGTCGAGGGTTATTTCGTGCCGGAAAAGTTTCACATTTGTCAGTACATTTACGAGAAGTACTGCAAGGGCACGGCAAATCTGTTCGTGACGAACCTGAACGCGACctatattttgcaaaattttaccaaggAAATGCGCTGGATGGTTGAGCAAGCGGATCTTGTATTTGGAAATCTGACCGAATTTGTAGCCCTGGCGGAGATTTACGAGTGCGAAGACTTTGACGAGCTGGCCAAATGTTTGATTCGGAAGTATTTGAAGATCAATCGGGAAAAGATTCTGGTCGCCACGGATGGATGCCGATGTGTGCGGTTCTATCACGGCAACGGGAGCGCATTCTACGGGGAGTCGTACCAGGTTCCGATAATTCCCCAGAAGGCGGTTGTCGACACGACCGGTGCGGGCGATTCGTTCGTGGCCGGCTTCCTGTACAAGTACATGAACGGAGAGTCTCCGACGCTGCCGGACTGCATCCGCCACGGAAGCAAGGTAGCAGCGAAGGTGATCCGCCAGGTGGGCTGCAATCTGCCCTCGTCACTACCGGCATCGCCGACGCTGACACCCACAACCTCGCAGCAGGAAGATTTGTTGAAGGCCAAGCAGACTTAA
- the LOC6031371 gene encoding coiled-coil domain-containing protein 32 — protein sequence MSVADPWCNPNPSSDAICSAVQLQFEDNFEPAAVGDQQQPRDGRLPDSDSYLAALERRLRRLRTNPTVLQQLAERREACMQQLLNDPAASSQNYDQLDEPVFNHELLRIIRPEQALSAAELAHLLKHDHLEGEETQEEQQQQQDYGKEGEESGTESSTSR from the exons ATGAGCGTTGCGGATCCGTGGTGCAATCCAAACCCAAGTAGTGACGCAATCTGCtccgctgtccagctgcagttCGAGGACAACTTTGAGCCAGCCGCCGTCGGGGATCAGCAGCAACCGCGGGACGGAAGACTTCCGGACTCGGACAGCTATTTGGCCGCGTTAG AACGTAGACTTCGTAGGCTGAGGACCAATCCGACCGTCCTGCAGCAGTTGGCCGAACGTCGCGAAGCTTGTATGCAACAGCTGCTGAACGACCCCGCCGCCTCATCGCAGAACTACGACCAGCTGGACGAGCCCGTGTTCAACCACGAACTGTTGCGCATCATTCGGCCGGAACAAGCCCTCTCGGCAGCGGAGCTAGCCCATCTTCTTAAGCACGATCATCTCGAGGGAGAGGAAACCCAggaagagcagcagcagcaacaggacTACGGCAAGGAAGGGGAGGAAAGTGGAACCGAGAGCTCCACCAGTCGTTAG